The Mycolicibacterium fluoranthenivorans genome segment GTTGCGCACCAAGGCTACGTACGAGAGCGGCGCAGAAGGGGGAGCGTTCGTCGTCAACGGCCAGAAGGTCTGGACCTCCGGTGCGCACGACGCCGACTGGCTGCTGACGTTCGTGCGCACCGACCCCGATGCGCCCAAACACAAGGGCATCAGTGTGCTCATCATCCCGACCGACACCCCGGGTGTGGTGTGCAGGCCGTTCGCCGATATCTGCGGTGAGGAGAACAAAGACTTCAACGAGGTCTTCTTCGCCGATGTGCGGGTGCCCGCGCAGAACCTCGTCGGCCCGCTCAACGGCGGCTGGAAGGTGGCCAACGGGTCTCTGGGCCACGAGCGCACCATGATGTGGCTGGGCTTCGCGGACCGGATCGCCAACTCGATCGGCGATTTCAAGCCGGCCACGCCGCTGGAGCGTGACCAGCTGGCATCGACCATCATGGACTACCAGGCGTTGCGACTGCTGGGTTCGGTCGGGCTGGCCAAAGCCGCCCGAGGGGAGGTCGACGTCGCGTCGGTGTCGGTGCCCAAGCTGCTGGGCGCCGAGGCCGAGCTGCGGGCGTCGAACAATGCGCTCATCGCGGCCGGTTCGGAGGGATTGATCCACCCGGCGTTCAGCGGGCCGTACGCCCACATGAACCTGGACCACTATTACGCGAGCTGGTTCGAGCGTTACGCGCGTAGCTTCTCGGGCACCATTGCCGGCGGCACCTCGGAGATCCAGCGCAACATCATCGCGCAGCAGGTGCTCGGCCTGCCTCGGGGCTGAGTAGCGAGGTCAGAACAGACGGATTCGGCGCGTGTCGTCCAAGACGACACGCGCCGAATCCGTTTGTCGATCAGTAGTTGTTGCAGGTCGTGATGATCTGCGCGATCCCGTCGAAGTACCTCGACGCACCCGGAGTGTTCGCGATCTGCGTCGCGGTGCGCTGGCGCTCTGCCGGGCCCGAGGCCAGGAAGTTGCGCAGCATGGCCTGCCCGACCGGCTGAGCACTGAACTGCTGAGCCAGATCAGGCCGTTCCGCGTTCATCGCCCCGACGACCTGGTCGTAGCTACACGTCGTGTTGACCACGGGGCTCAGGTCGGGGGTCGCCGACGCGATGCCTGCGGTCAGCGGCAGCGTGGCTGCCATCCCGACCAGGGTGAGCACGATCTTCTTTCCCGACACCTTCACCATTGCCTAGATACCTTTCCCCGCCCGGACCAGTTTCCGGCGTCACACACTTTTCGTTGTTCGCGCCGGTTGCGTTACACGCTGATTTTTACAGGCTAACAGGACAGCCGAGGGTGCAGAATATTTCTCCATAGGAGGCGCCCTGAGCTGCAGCTTTGCAGTTTATTCCCAGGCGGGCGCAGGTATTACCAAACTCACAGAATTCGGCACTGGCGAAATTCGCTGTTGAGCCATCGTCAGGCCGGCGGTTGCATGCTGCGCAGGGTCCGGGTCAGGTAGTCGTCGAGCAGATCGTCGCGCGTAGGCCAGTCGCCGGTGGTGATCAGCAGCGCGTAGAGCCCCAGCAGGAAGTACACGGCGCTGTTCATCGGCGTGACCGCGCTGTCGATGTCGCCGCGCCCCCGAGCCAGTTCGATCTGCTCGGCGACCAGGACGATCAACGGGTGATCCTGAACGTCCTCGGCGGGTGGCCGGGTCTGGGAGAAATGCAGCGCCAGAAAGTCTTTGAAGAGAACATCGCCCAGCCTGCGTTCCAGACCCAGGATCAGCCGGGCCACTTCGCGCAACACCGAGGCAAGATCGTCCTGTGTCTTGAGGAACTGCCTGAACTGCTTGGCGATCCGTTCCTCTTCGCGCCGTTCCAACTCCAGCAGGACATGTTCCTTGGTGGGGAAGTGGAAGAAGAAGGTCCCGTGCGCGACCCCTGCCGCGGCCACGATGGCGGCCACGTCGGCGGCCGCCAGGCCGGAGCGCTTGAACTCGGCGATCGCTGCGCCCATCAGCCGTTCCCGGGTCTGCAACCGCTTGGCCTCGCGCGCCGACACTTCCACCACAGCGACACAGTATCGCCCGGCGACTACCAGTCGATGACGGCGACTTCCTTGCGTTCGGTGATGGGCCGGGCCAGCTCCTGCTCGTCGCAGATGCGTTGCAGGTTCTCCAGCGTCTCGTCGAGACCGGGGCCCCGCCGCCGACCGGGGGTGAAGGTGGCGGGCAGGTTCCGCATGCCCTGGATGACACCGATGCTGTCGTAGTGCACGGTGCCCTCCGGATCGCAGACATAGTCGGGCATCCGGTCCAGCACGGCCGTCAGCATGGACTTGAAGACGGTGCGCGCCACGTTGGAGCCCACGCAACGGTGCACGCCGATGCCGAAACTGAAGTGCCGGTTGCCTTTACGGTCCATGACGATGGTGTTCGGATTCTCGAACACCGCCGGATCCCGGTTGGCCATCGCCCACGAGATCCACAGGCGCTCGCCCTCTTTGAACCGGGTGCCCTCCACCTCGACGTCAGCCGAGAACGTGCGGCCGTCGCCGGGGGCGGGTGTGAAGAAGCGCAGGAACTCCTCGGTGGCCGGATTGAGCAGGTCCGCACGTTCCCGGCTGAGCAGCTCACGCTGTTCCGGGTGCTCGCCCAGCCATTCCAGAGCGTGTGCCGTCAGAGCCGTCGTGGTGTCGAATCCGCCACCGATGATCAGGCCCAGGTTGCCCAGGATCTCCATATCGGGGGCGGGCTCACCGTCGATGCGAAGTTGGAGCAGGGCGTTGATCAGGCCCGGCTTGGGGTTCTCCTTCATCGCGAACATGTTGGTGAGCAGGTCGATACCCATCTCGCGATGCTGTTCGTTGATCTTCGCGCGGTCTGGTGAGTGCTCGGGGGTGTACACCGACGCGTGGGTGGGCTCGCTGTAGACCTTCCACTTCTTCAGGTCCAGACCCATCATCGCCAGGGTCAGTACCGCGGGAACCACATTGGCCAGATGATCGACGAAATCGATACGACCGGACTCGATGTGCTCGTCGAGTGCGGCGCGGGTGATCTCGTCGACGAACGGCACCCACCGCTTGATCGCGGCCGGCGACAGGTAGGGGTTCAGCGCACCGCGGTAGGTGCTGTGGTCGGGCTCGTCCATCTCCAGGATCCCGCCGCGGACGGCGGACGCCCGGCTGGCCAGCGGGATGCTGATGCCTTCGTAACCCGTTCCCTCCCCGGTGATGTCGTGGTCATTGGAGACCACGGGGCAGCGAGCCAGCTCGAAGACGTGCTTGCTGTCGGCGGCCACCCAGTGCCCGTTGTAGACATCGGTCCACGCCATCGGGCACCGGGTCTGCATTTCCTCGGTGATCTTCTCGAACTGCAGCCGGTACTCCGGTGTGTGCCGGTCGAAGTGGTACTTGTTCTTCTTGCGGTCGTCGTCAACCACGTCGTCGATACTCACGGCGTTGTCTCCCTATGATTTTCGTGACTCAAGACGGCGGCCTTGCCGGTCATTCGATGACGATTGCCTGTTCGGGGCAGGAGTGCGCCGCTTCGCGCACCGCCTCCTGCTGGTCGTCGGGGACGATGTCGGAAACCGGTGACGCATGGCCGTCGACATCGTCGAGTTCGAACGAATCGGGCGCGATCATCGCGCACAACGTGTGTCCCTGGCAACGTGAGCCGTCGACTGAAACCTTCACTGCGTCAGCACCTTTCCGATCAGATGTGGTAGTCGTACCACTTGAGGTAGCCGCCGGCGTCGACCCGCAGCTGCATACCGGTGACGAACCGGGCCTCGTCGGAGGCCAGCCACAGCACCGCGTTGCTGATGTCGACCGGCTCGACCCACGGCACCTTCATGGCCTGCTGCACGTAGAAGACCGGCTCGGCGTCCTTGAGTTCCGGATGCTCCAGATCGGGCCGGAACGAGCGGTACATCGGTTCGCTCTGCAGCATGTTCGTGTTGCAGTTGGTCGGGTGGATGACATTGGCCCGGATCCCGCGGGGGGAGAGCTCGGTGGCCAGGTAGTGCACGTATTCGGAGATCATCCGCTTGGACACCATGTAGCCCATACCGCCGGGATCCGAACCTGGATTGGGCTTGTTGTGCGCATCCATGAGGGCGGCCGCGGATGCGGTCGCGATGATCGACGCGCCTTCGGTCAGATGCGGCAGCGCGACCTGGATGGCGTTGATGGTGCCGACCAGGTTGGTGTTGATGCCGTCGGTCCAGGCCTGCATCGGTGGCTGGCCTTTCATGGCGGCGACACCGGCCTGGGCCACGACGATGTCGACCTTGCCGAACTCGGCCAGGCCGGCGTCGAGCGCCTCCTTGAGCTGGCCGGCCTCGCGGACATCGGCCTGCGCGGTGACGATGCGGCGGCCCGCCTTCTCGACGAAGCGCGCGGTCTCTTCGAGATCCTCAGGTGTGGCCAGCGGATAGCCGATGGTGTCGAGGTTCTTGCACAGGTCGACGGCGATGATGTCGGCGCCCTCTTCGGCGAGCCGGATCGCGTGGCTGCGACCCTGCCCGCGCGCGGCACCGGTGATGAATGCGACTTTTCCGGCAACCCGGCCTTCAGTGCTCGCACTGCTTCCCATCAGGAGTCCCTTCGGTTCTAAGTGTTCCGGCCGCCGTTGACGCCCAGGATCTGTCCGGTGATGTAGCTGGCTTCCTCGGAGATGAAGAACGCACACGCCGCTGCGATGTCCTCGGGCTTGCCCATGCGCCGCACCGGGGTCTGGGCGATCTGCTTGTCGGTGTCGCCGAGAAACCCGCGATCTTCGGCCTTGCGGAGCATCGGGGTGTCGATGAAGCCCGGTGGGACGGCATTGACCGTGATCCCCACCGGCCCGTACTCCAGCGCGAGTGACTTCGTCAGTCCGTTGACCGCCGACTTGGCCGCCACGTACGGCGCCATGAAGGGCTGGCCCGAATGTGTGCTGGACGACGAGATGTTGACGATGCGTCCCCAGCCGGCCTCGATCATGTCCGGCAGCACGGCCTGGACGCAGTGGAAGACGCCGTTGAGGTTGACGTCGATGACGCGCTGCCAACGCTCGAACGAGGTGTCGAGGAACTTGCCGAAGCTGTCCAGGCCCGCCGCGTTGACCAGGATGGAGACAGGACCCAGCTGGGCGCGGATGGCGTTCATCGCCTTGTCGACGGCGGCCCGGTCGGTGACGTCGGCCACGAACGAGTTCGGCGCGTCAGACGGGTTGAGATCGAGGACGGCGACGTGGTACCCGTCGGCGCGGAGTCGGTTCGAGATGGCCAGCCCGATCCCGGACCCGCCGCCGGTCACGACAGCATTCTTCACCTACAGAGCCTCCTGATATGTGGCCGCGATCTCAAGAATCAGCCTTCCGATTATGAGAACCGTACTCTCGGCCAGGTTGATCACGCAAGGTAGGCGGGGTCGCTGCGTGGAACGACAATTCGGTCTCACGTACAGCTTGGGTATCCGGACTAGCGCATCTGTGTTTTCTTGCGTTCTCATCGTGTGAATGTAAGATTCGCCGTTGATGAGAATGAAATTTCCATCACAGTGAGGAGCCCTTTGTGAGCGAGACCTCGACGATCACGTCTGAGAACCGGAGCGGCGCGGCCGACCGACGGATGCTGATCGACGGGCAACTGGTGGACGCGGCGCAGACCTTCGCGACACTCAACCCCGCCACCGCAGAGGTGCTGGGCCACGCGCCCGATGCGTCCGTCGCCGATGCCGAAGCGGCCGTCGCGGCCGCCCGCCGGGCCTTCGACGGTTCCGGGTGGGCCACCGATGTCGCCTTGCGGATCCGCTGCCTGGAACAGTTCCACCAGGCTCTCGTCGAGCACCGCGACGAGCTGGCCGCACTGACGACGGCGGAGGTGGGCGCGACACCCGCGCTGAACCTGGGCGCTCAGCTGGATCAGCCGATCGCCATCGTGAAGTACTACACAGACCTGCTGCGGGACTACCCGCTCACCGAGGATCTGGGCAATATCGAGAGCCGGGGCGCGCTGCACCACCGTTGGGTGGAGAAGGAAGCCGCGGGCGTCGTCGCCGCGATCATCGCGTACAACTACCCCAATCAGCTTGCGCTGGCCAAGCTCGCGCCGGCGCTGGCCGCAGGGTGCACGGTGGTACTCAAGGCCGCGCCGGACACCCCGCTGATCACGCTGGCCCTCGGTGAGTTGATCGCCCGTCACACCGACATCCCGGCCGGCGTCGTCAACGTCATCAGTGGCGCGGACCCGCAGGTCGGTGCGGTACTGACCACCAGCCCGGATGTCGACATGGTCACCTTCACCGGGTCGACCCCGACCGGCCGCGCCATCATGTCGGCCGCCAGCGCCACGTTGAAGAGGGTGTTCCTCGAACTCGGCGGCAAGTCGGCGGCCATCGTGCTCGACGACGCCGATTTCGGGATGGCCGCCGTGTTCTCGGCTTTCAGCATGGTGACCCATGCCGGCCAGGGCTGCGCGCTGACCTCCCGGCTGCTGGTGCCGCGCAGCCACCACGACGAGATCGTGGAGTTGGTCAAGACCAATTTCGGGCACGTCCGCTTCGGGGATCCCACCGACCCCTCCGTCTATATGGGACCGCTGATCAGTGCGAAGCAGCGCGACAAGGTCGACGCCATGGTGCAGCGCGCCGTCGCGGCCGGGGCCACGCTGGTCACCGGTGGGGAGAAGAAGGATCCGGGATTCTTCTACACCCCGACACTGCTCACGAATGTCGATCCCGACAGTGAGATCGCCCAGGAAGAGGTGTTCGGGCCGGTGCTCGTCGTCATCGCCTATGACGATGACGACGAGGCGGTGGCGATCGCCAACAATTCGATCTACGGCCTGTCCGGTGCGGTGTTCGGAAGTCAGGAGCGGGCGCTGGCGGTGGCCCGCAGGATCCGCACCGGCACCTTCTCCATCAACGGCGGCAACTACTTCAGCCCCGACAGCCCGTTCGGCGGGTTCAAGCAGTCGGGTATCGGCCGTGAGATGGGGGCCGCCGGGCTCGACGAGTTCCTGGAGTCCAAGACGTTCGCCACTGTGATCGGACCGGCGGCCCAGTAATGAGCAAGCCGCTGGACGGAATTCGCGTTCTCGAAGTCGCCATGTACGGGTTCGTCCCGTCGGCCGGCGCGGTGCTGGCCGAGTGGGGCGCCGATGTGATCAAGGTCGAGCATGCGGTGACGGGCGATCCGCAGCGCGGTCTGCGTCAGACCGGGCCGCTGCGCGTCGAGGGCGATCCCAACCCGAATATCGAACATGCCAATCGCGGGAAGCGCAGTCTGGGCCTGGATATGTCGGTGCCCGAAGGTAAAGAGGTGCTCCTGGAACTGGCACGGCGCGCCGATGTGTTCCTGACCAGCTTCCTGCCGGGGCACCGCAGGAAGTTCGGTATGGACGTCGACGATATCCGCGCGGTGAACCCGTCCATCATCTACGCGCGCGGCAGTGCGCTCGGGCCCCGCGGTGCGGAATCCGAGAAGGGCGGCTACGACATGACCGCCTTCTGGTGCCGGGCCGGTACCGCGGCCACCATCACGCCGCCGGGGGTGGAGGGCATGGTCGGTCCGCCCGGTCCCGCCTACGGTGACACCATTTCCGGCACCAACCTGGCCGGGGGTATCGCCGCGGCTTTGCTGAAGCGGGAACGCACCGGTACGCCTTCGGTGGTGGACGTGTCGCTGCTCGGCAGTGGCTTGTGGGCGATGGGGCACACCGTCGCGCTCACCTCGCACCTGAAGCAACGGCTGGTCGCCCAGCCGCCCGGCGTACATGGATCTCCGATCAATCCGCTCGTTGGGGTCTACGGCACTGCCGATGACCGCTACATTTCGTTCGTCATGATGCAGCCGACGAAGTTCTGGGCCGACGTGTGCCACCACGTCGACCTCCCCGAATTGGCCGACGACCCGAGGTTCGCCACCGCCGAGTCGATCGCGGAACACACCCCCGAGGCGGTCGAGATCCTCCGCAAGGTGATGGCCACCAGGCCGCTGTCCAAGTGGAGCAAGAAGTTTGCCACGCTGGCCGGCCCCTGGGCGCCGGTGCAGGACACCCTGCAGGCCGCCGAGGACGCTCAGATCCGTGCGAACGACTACATCGTCACCGCAGGCGAGCTGGAACTGGTGGCCAATCCGGTGCAGTTCGATGTCGTCGCGCCGCACACCGGTGGTGCGCCGGGATTCGCCGAACAGACCGAGGAGATCCTGCTGGAACTCGGGCTCGATTGGGATCGCATCATCGAGCTGAAAACCGCAGGCGCAGTTACTTAACCGATCACCAGAGAGGTCCGTCGCACAGCTCATGCCCTATGTCGCTTCTATCGGCACCTACCTTCCGTGCTGGGGTACCGCCCGGCACCGGGTGCCCGGCGACGACGAGGATGCCATCACCCTCGCCGTCGAAGCCGGCCGTGCCGCGCTGGAATCCGGCGGGGCGGTCGAGCGCGTCGTGTTGGTGAGTCGCGATCTTCCTCTGCTGGAGAGCAGTAATGCCGCGGTGCTGCTGGCGGGCCTCGGCCTCGATTCCGAGTTGGAGGTCGACGAGCGACTCGGCGGAGCCCCCGCCGCGACCGACGCGCTCAGCTCGGCCCGGCCGCGGACCCTGATCATCGGCGTCGACCTGGAACCCGCGGGTGCCGCGGCGCTGCTGACCGCCGAGCGCGGACTGCAGGTGCGCACCGCGGCCCGGGTGGCGCGCAGCCTGCCGGTACGCATCCGCACCCAGGCCGGCATCCAGGACTACGGCGATCCGCGGCTGCTGCACGAGCGTGGTCTGATCGCCTCGCTGGAGGCGGCGTGGCTGGACACACCCGCGGCGGTCGCGGGCGTGGATCACGAGCGGGCACTGGAGCTTTGCCTGCCGGATCCGCCGCGGTTGCCCACCACCGGCGCGAGCGCGAGCATCTTCGCGGTGGCCGGGTTGGCGGAGACCGGCAAGACGGGTCCGCTGGTGGCCGTCGAGCAGGCCATCCTGTCCGGTATCACCGTCAGCAACGGCATCGCCGAGACGCACCGCCGCGAGCCGGCGTCCCGCGCGGTACCCGAGAGCAGGACCACACCGGGCACCGAGATCCCGATCTCGTTGGCCGCCTACGAGCGGGCCTTCGAGGCCAAGGTGCGCTGGGAGGCGGGGACTTTCGCGGGCAGTGACGAGTTGGATTTCCCGCCGCGGTTCCGCGTCGCCCGCGACGGTTCGCTGGCGATGGACTACCAACTGGTGCCGTTGCCGCGCACCGGAAGCGTCTACACCGAGGTGACGG includes the following:
- a CDS encoding acyl-CoA dehydrogenase family protein, which codes for MQLEFDPDVEEFRAEFSAFLDQHLPSAADTLERPRSVSHMPQWARDWQRLLFDNGWLLPAQPPQFGGRNASVLQTYVHLEELCRRRIYHSFNPQGVNIIAASLLTFGTEEQKQQWAVPVLKGERTASLGMSEPSAGSDLASLRTKATYESGAEGGAFVVNGQKVWTSGAHDADWLLTFVRTDPDAPKHKGISVLIIPTDTPGVVCRPFADICGEENKDFNEVFFADVRVPAQNLVGPLNGGWKVANGSLGHERTMMWLGFADRIANSIGDFKPATPLERDQLASTIMDYQALRLLGSVGLAKAARGEVDVASVSVPKLLGAEAELRASNNALIAAGSEGLIHPAFSGPYAHMNLDHYYASWFERYARSFSGTIAGGTSEIQRNIIAQQVLGLPRG
- a CDS encoding hemophore-related protein: MVKVSGKKIVLTLVGMAATLPLTAGIASATPDLSPVVNTTCSYDQVVGAMNAERPDLAQQFSAQPVGQAMLRNFLASGPAERQRTATQIANTPGASRYFDGIAQIITTCNNY
- a CDS encoding TetR family transcriptional regulator, with the translated sequence MGAAIAEFKRSGLAAADVAAIVAAAGVAHGTFFFHFPTKEHVLLELERREEERIAKQFRQFLKTQDDLASVLREVARLILGLERRLGDVLFKDFLALHFSQTRPPAEDVQDHPLIVLVAEQIELARGRGDIDSAVTPMNSAVYFLLGLYALLITTGDWPTRDDLLDDYLTRTLRSMQPPA
- a CDS encoding cytochrome P450, whose product is MSIDDVVDDDRKKNKYHFDRHTPEYRLQFEKITEEMQTRCPMAWTDVYNGHWVAADSKHVFELARCPVVSNDHDITGEGTGYEGISIPLASRASAVRGGILEMDEPDHSTYRGALNPYLSPAAIKRWVPFVDEITRAALDEHIESGRIDFVDHLANVVPAVLTLAMMGLDLKKWKVYSEPTHASVYTPEHSPDRAKINEQHREMGIDLLTNMFAMKENPKPGLINALLQLRIDGEPAPDMEILGNLGLIIGGGFDTTTALTAHALEWLGEHPEQRELLSRERADLLNPATEEFLRFFTPAPGDGRTFSADVEVEGTRFKEGERLWISWAMANRDPAVFENPNTIVMDRKGNRHFSFGIGVHRCVGSNVARTVFKSMLTAVLDRMPDYVCDPEGTVHYDSIGVIQGMRNLPATFTPGRRRGPGLDETLENLQRICDEQELARPITERKEVAVIDW
- a CDS encoding ferredoxin, with protein sequence MKVSVDGSRCQGHTLCAMIAPDSFELDDVDGHASPVSDIVPDDQQEAVREAAHSCPEQAIVIE
- a CDS encoding mycofactocin-coupled SDR family oxidoreductase; amino-acid sequence: MGSSASTEGRVAGKVAFITGAARGQGRSHAIRLAEEGADIIAVDLCKNLDTIGYPLATPEDLEETARFVEKAGRRIVTAQADVREAGQLKEALDAGLAEFGKVDIVVAQAGVAAMKGQPPMQAWTDGINTNLVGTINAIQVALPHLTEGASIIATASAAALMDAHNKPNPGSDPGGMGYMVSKRMISEYVHYLATELSPRGIRANVIHPTNCNTNMLQSEPMYRSFRPDLEHPELKDAEPVFYVQQAMKVPWVEPVDISNAVLWLASDEARFVTGMQLRVDAGGYLKWYDYHI
- a CDS encoding SDR family NAD(P)-dependent oxidoreductase yields the protein MKNAVVTGGGSGIGLAISNRLRADGYHVAVLDLNPSDAPNSFVADVTDRAAVDKAMNAIRAQLGPVSILVNAAGLDSFGKFLDTSFERWQRVIDVNLNGVFHCVQAVLPDMIEAGWGRIVNISSSSTHSGQPFMAPYVAAKSAVNGLTKSLALEYGPVGITVNAVPPGFIDTPMLRKAEDRGFLGDTDKQIAQTPVRRMGKPEDIAAACAFFISEEASYITGQILGVNGGRNT
- a CDS encoding aldehyde dehydrogenase family protein — encoded protein: MLIDGQLVDAAQTFATLNPATAEVLGHAPDASVADAEAAVAAARRAFDGSGWATDVALRIRCLEQFHQALVEHRDELAALTTAEVGATPALNLGAQLDQPIAIVKYYTDLLRDYPLTEDLGNIESRGALHHRWVEKEAAGVVAAIIAYNYPNQLALAKLAPALAAGCTVVLKAAPDTPLITLALGELIARHTDIPAGVVNVISGADPQVGAVLTTSPDVDMVTFTGSTPTGRAIMSAASATLKRVFLELGGKSAAIVLDDADFGMAAVFSAFSMVTHAGQGCALTSRLLVPRSHHDEIVELVKTNFGHVRFGDPTDPSVYMGPLISAKQRDKVDAMVQRAVAAGATLVTGGEKKDPGFFYTPTLLTNVDPDSEIAQEEVFGPVLVVIAYDDDDEAVAIANNSIYGLSGAVFGSQERALAVARRIRTGTFSINGGNYFSPDSPFGGFKQSGIGREMGAAGLDEFLESKTFATVIGPAAQ
- a CDS encoding CaiB/BaiF CoA transferase family protein, which codes for MSKPLDGIRVLEVAMYGFVPSAGAVLAEWGADVIKVEHAVTGDPQRGLRQTGPLRVEGDPNPNIEHANRGKRSLGLDMSVPEGKEVLLELARRADVFLTSFLPGHRRKFGMDVDDIRAVNPSIIYARGSALGPRGAESEKGGYDMTAFWCRAGTAATITPPGVEGMVGPPGPAYGDTISGTNLAGGIAAALLKRERTGTPSVVDVSLLGSGLWAMGHTVALTSHLKQRLVAQPPGVHGSPINPLVGVYGTADDRYISFVMMQPTKFWADVCHHVDLPELADDPRFATAESIAEHTPEAVEILRKVMATRPLSKWSKKFATLAGPWAPVQDTLQAAEDAQIRANDYIVTAGELELVANPVQFDVVAPHTGGAPGFAEQTEEILLELGLDWDRIIELKTAGAVT
- a CDS encoding OB-fold domain-containing protein, which gives rise to MPYVASIGTYLPCWGTARHRVPGDDEDAITLAVEAGRAALESGGAVERVVLVSRDLPLLESSNAAVLLAGLGLDSELEVDERLGGAPAATDALSSARPRTLIIGVDLEPAGAAALLTAERGLQVRTAARVARSLPVRIRTQAGIQDYGDPRLLHERGLIASLEAAWLDTPAAVAGVDHERALELCLPDPPRLPTTGASASIFAVAGLAETGKTGPLVAVEQAILSGITVSNGIAETHRREPASRAVPESRTTPGTEIPISLAAYERAFEAKVRWEAGTFAGSDELDFPPRFRVARDGSLAMDYQLVPLPRTGSVYTEVTVHVPVPGLRTPYSLVIVELDGVGVRALAKVTGVEPGTVDIGDRGRMALRRVAVRSGVPDYGYAFVPDGAAA